Below is a genomic region from Raphanus sativus cultivar WK10039 chromosome 4, ASM80110v3, whole genome shotgun sequence.
CCAGGACTTTGAGGCGGTCCAACCGGTGGTGGATCGCTGGGAATCGTCGTAATTTCCGGTGGAGTTTCCGATGGTTTTATCTCCGGTGTATTAGGAAGTTCTGGGACTTCTAGTGGGGCCAACTCTGGTCCTCTACTCGGCCGTGAAGGTAACTCTTCCTCCGAGGGAGACCCACCAGGAAATTGAATTTCAGGTGGACCGGTTTGGCAAACGTTATCAAACCGGTTAAGGGAGTAGGTCAAGGACATGAACCTTCTCACCTGTTTAACCGATTTCGATGCTGCGATTAACCGCGTGGAACATGGTTTAGACTTGGATGAGCACAAGAAGAAAGGCCTCATAACATTAGTAGAAACCAAAGACATAACGCAACTCTGCGTCATTATGCGTCTTACAAGACACAATTTAACAGGTTTCAAGTACATTGGCACGTGGCGCCAAGAATCAAACACGTGTCGTCATTGATTGACACGTTATCACATCACACATGACTAATCGATAGAAAATGCAATTATATATTGTAATAGATAAGATAAGTCGCATAAGTACAACATAAACGTAACAAATATTTCTCCAaagaattaaataaaagaaacactACGAGGACGTAACGGGGGTGATTCTAGGAACTGCAACAGGGAACTCATGAATCTCATCGCTCCATGGGTTAGACTTCTCAACCGGATCAATCGTTCTCAAGGCTTTCCAGACCGCACTATTACACTTAAAGCCCGATCCAAAAGCAATCTGCCAAGTCCTGTCTCCTCTCTTAATCCTCCCTTTAGCTTCACTATAAGCAAGTTCATACCAAAGCGAGCTACTCGAAGTATTACCAAAACGGTTCAACGTCATCCTCGATGGCTCCATATGCCATTCGGACAAATCCAAATTCTTCTCTATCTCGTCGAGCACGGCTCTACCTCCAGCATGGATGCAGAAATGCTCGAACGCTAGCTTGAAGTCGGGAATGTAAGGCTTTATTTTCTTGACTTTGAAGACTTTGCGTGCCACCAGGGTTGCGAAAAAGAGAAGCTGTTCGGACATGGGTAGGACGAGCGGTCCGAGAGTTGTGATGTTTGTCTTGAGTGCTTCTCCGGCTATTGCCATTAGGTTTTTAGAAAGAGAGACTCCGACTTTGCCGGTTTCTTCTGCGTTGTTGTCTTCTCGTTGGTAAACACAGCCAAATGCGTTGTCGTCAGCTCCTTTGTGGGTACGGACGGTGTGGATGAGCTGATATTTTGAGCGCCTGCGATCGGACGAACGGTTCGAGAGAAGTACGGCGGCTCCACCCATACGGAAGATGCAATTAGATAGAAGCATTGATCGGTCATTGCCTAAGTACCAGTTTTGGGTTATGTTCTCTGTGCTCACCACTAGGGCGTATGAGTTTGGTTGGACCTGCATTATTGTCACGATTCGATAAGTACTCAGCACATGTATACAGTTTAACTTTTAACAACA
It encodes:
- the LOC108854411 gene encoding vegetative cell wall protein gp1, with amino-acid sequence MYLKPVKLCLVRRIMTQSCVMSLVSTNVMRPFFLCSSKSKPCSTRLIAASKSVKQVRRFMSLTYSLNRFDNVCQTGPPEIQFPGGSPSEEELPSRPSRGPELAPLEVPELPNTPEIKPSETPPEITTIPSDPPPVGPPQSPGPEFPVPPLPSPPMPDTPNPPAPERPPDVVPPNWEPPRPPEIPPPGVDPPPPMGPTII
- the LOC108854409 gene encoding 3-ketoacyl-CoA synthase 20 yields the protein MTHNQDQPHRPVPVHVINADQNQNNLPNFLLSVRLKYVKLGYHYLISNALYILLLPLLAATIANLSSFSLNDLTILYNHLRFHFLSATLATALLIALSTAYFTTRPRRVFLLDFSCYKPDPSLICTRETFMDRSQRVGIFTEDNLAFQQKILERSGLGQKTYFPEALLRVPPNPCMEEARKEAETVMFGAIDAVLEKTGIKPKDIGILVVNCSLFNPTPSLSAMIVNKYKLRGNILSYNLGGMGCSAGLISIDLAKQLLQVQPNSYALVVSTENITQNWYLGNDRSMLLSNCIFRMGGAAVLLSNRSSDRRRSKYQLIHTVRTHKGADDNAFGCVYQREDNNAEETGKVGVSLSKNLMAIAGEALKTNITTLGPLVLPMSEQLLFFATLVARKVFKVKKIKPYIPDFKLAFEHFCIHAGGRAVLDEIEKNLDLSEWHMEPSRMTLNRFGNTSSSSLWYELAYSEAKGRIKRGDRTWQIAFGSGFKCNSAVWKALRTIDPVEKSNPWSDEIHEFPVAVPRITPVTSS